TGTTTGGTAAGGGAGCTAAATATGATAAAATTAAAACTGGTATGGAAAGTGAAAACCCAGTCGCAACTGATATCGGTTTGCCAAAACAAGTTCCTGTTTACCTAACTTATTTTACTTGTTGGGCAGATGAAACCGGAAAACTTCAATTTAGAAAAGATATTTACGGATTGGATATAGTACTTTTCACCTATTTGCAAAGGTTAGCATAAATCAAACAGTATTTAAAACCACATAGGCACATAGAAATAAATCTATGTGCCTATGTGGTTATTTTTTTGATACTATACTCTAATCCATCAAATGTGTTGTAGTGTCTAAAGCAAAGTTTGCAGCTAACGTTTCATCTAAATATTTAGACGAATAATTATTAACGCTTTTGTTGATGAATAAGACAGTTTTATCACCAATGGTATTAATTACTTTATCAGCAACTTCTGGCGCAACCGCAGGGCAACCTTGGCTACGACCTAACCTACCTAAAGCATTAATCGTTCCTTCGCTTACATAAGGAGCGCCATGCACTACGATAGAACGGCTTCTAGCATTGTCGTTGAAGCCTAAATCCATTCCATCAAGTTTAAGCGACCTGCCGTGAATTCCTCTGTAAACTTCTCCAGTTACATAAAAGCCTAAACTACTTGTAAAGGAATCGTTTTTATTAGAGAAATTAATAGCCTCATCGTTTCCACTTTTTTGCCCGTGAGCCACCCAAGTGTTTAATAAGAT
The sequence above is drawn from the Pedobacter frigiditerrae genome and encodes:
- a CDS encoding murein L,D-transpeptidase catalytic domain family protein gives rise to the protein MRKYILGITGLLSIAFCLTISSFKSTDKSEKPKQVITTDSIYMNYINTLYAAVHLKEAGLSLPVFEKAITGFYNLKKSGQLSNKAILTIADFDQSSTKKRLYIIDLDKKEILLNTWVAHGQKSGNDEAINFSNKNDSFTSSLGFYVTGEVYRGIHGRSLKLDGMDLGFNDNARSRSIVVHGAPYVSEGTINALGRLGRSQGCPAVAPEVADKVINTIGDKTVLFINKSVNNYSSKYLDETLAANFALDTTTHLMD